The Nitrosospira lacus genome window below encodes:
- the ruvB gene encoding Holliday junction branch migration DNA helicase RuvB, with translation MIETDRLIASASVSLQEEELERALRPKHLSEYVGQEKIRGQLQIFIEAARRRREALDHVLLFGPPGLGKTTLAHIIAREMGVSLRQTSGPVLERPGDLAALLTNLEPNDVLFIDEIHRLSPVVEEILYPALEDYQLDIMIGEGPAARSVKLDLPPFTLVGATTRAGMLTNPLRDRFGIISRLEFYTVEELTKIVTRSAGLLNVEISTDGALEIARRSRGTPRIVNRLLRRVRDFAEVKADGYITRPVADAALIMLDVDLLGLDVMDRKLLLAVMEKFGGGPVGVDNLAAAISEERGTIEDVLEPYLIQQGYMKRTPRGRMATVIAYRHFGMALPKNGLSGELWEDQ, from the coding sequence ATGATTGAAACCGATCGATTAATCGCCTCCGCATCCGTTTCTCTTCAGGAAGAAGAGCTGGAGCGAGCGCTGCGCCCCAAGCATCTGAGCGAATATGTCGGTCAGGAAAAAATTCGCGGGCAGTTGCAGATATTTATCGAAGCAGCAAGGCGGCGCCGGGAAGCGCTTGATCATGTGCTGTTGTTTGGTCCACCTGGCTTGGGCAAAACCACACTTGCCCACATTATTGCCAGAGAGATGGGCGTGAGCCTGCGTCAGACTTCCGGCCCGGTGCTGGAGCGCCCCGGCGATCTGGCGGCGCTGCTGACCAATCTTGAGCCCAACGACGTGCTCTTCATCGACGAAATCCACCGTCTCTCTCCGGTGGTGGAAGAAATTCTTTACCCCGCGCTGGAGGATTATCAGCTTGACATCATGATCGGCGAAGGCCCCGCGGCACGATCGGTCAAGCTCGATTTGCCGCCATTCACCCTGGTGGGCGCCACCACGCGCGCGGGCATGCTGACCAACCCATTGCGTGACCGCTTTGGCATTATTTCGCGGCTTGAGTTTTATACCGTGGAAGAGCTGACAAAAATCGTGACGCGCTCAGCGGGGTTGCTGAATGTGGAAATTTCGACGGATGGGGCGTTGGAAATCGCGCGCCGCTCGCGTGGCACGCCGCGCATTGTCAACCGCCTGCTGCGGCGGGTGCGCGATTTCGCTGAAGTCAAAGCCGACGGTTACATCACCCGGCCGGTGGCTGACGCGGCATTGATCATGCTGGATGTGGATCTCCTTGGCCTGGACGTGATGGACAGAAAGCTGCTGCTGGCCGTCATGGAAAAATTCGGTGGGGGACCGGTGGGCGTGGATAATCTCGCTGCCGCCATCAGTGAAGAGCGTGGCACCATTGAAGATGTGCTGGAACCGTACCTGATCCAGCAGGGCTACATGAAGCGCACGCCGCGCGGCCGCATGGCCACGGTCATCGCCTATCGGCATTTCGGCATGGCGCTGCCAAAGAATGGGTTGAGCGGAGAGCTGTGGGAAGATCAATAG